The Gossypium hirsutum isolate 1008001.06 chromosome D07, Gossypium_hirsutum_v2.1, whole genome shotgun sequence genome includes the window atttatgtataaaattacatattagactaaagttcatgtataaatttgatatttatcccaattaaaattttataacctaaaatttaatggtttaatttgatgaaattaaaaatttatgacCTAAACGGAAGTTGATAAATTGAACGAGTTACCATGTAAATTACCTTTGCAATTTTGTTAAAATAACATCAACAAGATAGTGAAGAGCGTATATGTAGCAGGATTAATTCATACCGTAATTATTGGCTAGCGCAAGGCGTAAAGGTAAATGAGTTTGTGCATTTTTCTTTTGTCAAAACTTGAAGAAAAAATTTCGATTAGGGCCAGAAATCTTGACGGCAACAAACGATTATATGAATTAAGGTCTTTTATCACTTCATCCTTATTTTTTCATCTCTTTGGATATTAACTGCTTGAGGAACAGGTTACAGGTAGAAGAAAATAGTTACCCATGTATGAGGCGGCCCTTGAACTCACTCATCCAGAGCTCTGCTTACGCGTTTTACAAGGTTTTGACGACTCATTGTCACGCTCTCAAGTTGGGGACTCTTGCCGATGTTTACACTGCCAACAAAATCTTAAACGCCTATACGAGATGCAAAGAGTTACATATCGCTCGCAAGCTGTTCGACGAAATTCCGCACAGAGACACAGTTTCTTGGAACACGATGATTGCTGGGTTTGTAAATTGTGGGAATTTAGAGACAGCAtgcaaaattctaaaaaatatgagAAGatgtgattttgattttgatggcTATTCCTTTGGGAGTTTGCTTAAGGGCGTGGCTTCCGCTTATAGACTTGAAGTTGGCCAACAGCTACATTCTATGGTTATTAAGATGGGTTATGAGGAAAATGTGTATGCAGGGAGTGCTCTTTTGGATATGTATGCCAAGTGTGAGAAAGTTGAAGATGCTTATACGGTTTTTGAATACTTACCCGAACCTAATTCCGTCTCATGGAATGCTTTGATTGCTGGGTTTTCAAAAGTGGGTGATCGTAGCACTGCATTTTGGCTTTTACATTGTATGGAGAAGGAGGGAGTGAGGGCTGAGGATGGCACATTTGCTCCGCTTCTTACATTGCTCGATGATATTGAGTTTTATAAGCTGACAATTCAAATTCATGGCAAGATTGTAAAACATGGGCTTGCATTTGATAATACTGTATGCAATGCGATGATAACAGCATATTCAGAGTGCGGTTCAATCAGAGATGCTAGAAAAGTGTTTGATGGTGCAGTTGGCATGCGTGATTTAGTAACCTGGAATTCCATGCTAGCTGCTTACTTGGTTCATGAGGAAGAAGAACTGGGCTTTCAACTTTTTCTAGATATGCAAAGGTTGGGGTTTGAACCAGATATATATACTTACACTAGTATCCTTAGTGCTTGTTTTGAAAAAGCACACAAAAGTCATGGACAATCCTTGCATGCCGTAGTTATTAAAAGGGGATTGGAGTACTTGGTGCCTATTTCCAATGCACTAATAGCAATGTACCTTAAGTCGAATAATACTTCCATGAGAGAAGCTTTAAAATTATTCGAGTCCATGGAATTGAAGGATCGTGTC containing:
- the LOC107953722 gene encoding putative pentatricopeptide repeat-containing protein At3g25970 translates to MRRPLNSLIQSSAYAFYKVLTTHCHALKLGTLADVYTANKILNAYTRCKELHIARKLFDEIPHRDTVSWNTMIAGFVNCGNLETACKILKNMRRCDFDFDGYSFGSLLKGVASAYRLEVGQQLHSMVIKMGYEENVYAGSALLDMYAKCEKVEDAYTVFEYLPEPNSVSWNALIAGFSKVGDRSTAFWLLHCMEKEGVRAEDGTFAPLLTLLDDIEFYKLTIQIHGKIVKHGLAFDNTVCNAMITAYSECGSIRDARKVFDGAVGMRDLVTWNSMLAAYLVHEEEELGFQLFLDMQRLGFEPDIYTYTSILSACFEKAHKSHGQSLHAVVIKRGLEYLVPISNALIAMYLKSNNTSMREALKLFESMELKDRVSWNSILTGFSQIGLNEDALKLFGQMRSLMVEIDHYAFSAVLRSCADLATLQLGRQVHVLAIKSGFKTNDFVASALIFLYSKCGIIEDARKSFEETPNDSSIAWNSLIFGYAQNGQGSIALDLFFLMRDRKVRLDHITFVAVLTACSHIGLVEEGLNFLKSMESDYGIPPRMEHYACAVDILGRARQLGEARTLIESMPFKPDAMVWKTLLGACRVCGDIELATQVASHLLELEPEEHCTYVLLSHLYGHLRRWDEKANLTRLMRERGVKKVPGWSWIEIKNQVHAFNAEDQSHPLCKEIYQMLGELMEEITWLDTDTGLDILISDFDEPCESYDAKLLSAGNF